ATCATGCGACGGGCCTTCTGGCCGCGCACGAAGAGGTCGATGTGGAACTTCCCGCCGGGGAGGATGGTCACGTGTGCCTCGCTGACCTTGCCGAAGAGGTTGTGGGCGCTGCCCAGCACGTCCTGATACGCGCCCATCAGGAACGCGCCCAGGTAGTAGGGCCGGTTGCCGGGTTCGTGCAGCGGCAGCGTGGCTTTCACGTCGCGCAGGTCGATGAACTTCTCAATCTTGCCGTCGGAGTCGCAGGTGATGTCCACCAGCGTGCCCTGGCGGGTGGGACGCTCGTCCAGGCGGTCGAGCGGCACAATCGGGAAGAGGGCCTGAATCGCCCAGTTGTCCGGCAGGCTCTGGAACAGCGAGAAGTTGCAGATGTACTTGTCGGCCAGCACCTTCTGGAGGTCTTCCAGCTCGTCGGGCACGTACTTCTCGCCCTGAATCAGCCTCGCAATCTTACGCAGGATGGCGTTGAACAGCGCCTCGCCACGCGCGCGGTCGTTGAGGGTCACGTATCCCAGGTCGAAGAGGTTGTGCAGCGTCTGCTTGTCGCCCACCGCGTCGTTGTACATCTCGCGGTAGTTGCGGGCGCTGATGTTTACCAGAATCTCTTCGAGGTCCTTGACGATCTGGTGACTGTCCTCGCTGGGGGCGGCGAGTTCTTCGAGGTCGCGGGTGGGGCCGGTCACGTCCACCACCGGCATTACCAGCACGGCGTGGTGCGCGGTCAGCGCGCGGCCCGACTCGCTGATGATGGTGGGTTCGGGCACCTCGCGCGCCTTGCAGACCTCCTGCACGGTGTACACCACGTCGGCGGCGTACTCGGCCACGGTGTAATTCATGGAGGCGTAGAAGGTGGTCTTGGAGCCGTCGTAGTCCACGCCCAGGCCGCCGCCCACGTTGAGGTACTTGAGCTGCGCGCCCGCCGCGATCAGGCCCGCGTAGGTCTGGGTGGCCTCGCGCACGGCGACCTTGATGCGGCGGATGTCGGTGATCTGCGAGCCGATGTGGGTGTGCAGCATCACGAGAGAGTCGAGCATGTTCTCCTCGCGCAGCCGCTCCACCACCCGTAGCAGCTCGTAGGCGTTCAGCCCGAACTTGGCCTGATCGCCGCCCGATTCCTCCCACTGGCCGGAGCCGCGCGCGTGCAGCTTGAAGCGCACGCCGATAGCGGGCTTCACACCCAGCGCGCGGGCCTGCTTGAGGATGCGGTCGAGTTCGCTGTACTTCTCGATGGTGATGACCACGTTCTTGCCCAGCGTGCGGCCCCACAGCGCGAGCTTGATGAAGCCGTCGTCCTTGAAGCCGTTGCAGCACAGCAGCGCGTCGGGGTTGAGTTTCTGCGCCAGGCACAGCGCGAGTTCGGCCTTGCTGCCCGCCTCCAGCCCGTGCGCGTACTCGTACCCGGCGGCGGCAACCGTCTCGACCACCACGCGGCGCTGGTTGACCTTGATCGGAAACACGCCCTGGTAGTGCCCGCTGTAGCCGTACTCGGTGATGGCCTTGCGGAAGGCGTCGTTCAGGTGCTTCACCCGGCCCGCGATCACCTGCGGAAAGCGCAGGATCACCGGCAAACTCTCGCCGCGCTCCACGATCTCGTCGATCATCGGGCGCAGGGGCGCGTGCACGCCGGGCGCGGGGGTCACTTCGACCTGGCCCTCGCCGTTCACGCGGAACCAGCCGCCGCTCCAGTTGGGAACCTGGTACAGCTCGGCGGCGTCAGCAACAGAAAAAGAGGGTGAAGTCGTCAATTCAGGCGTCCTCCGTGGGTAAGGTAGGCTCGCCGTGCGCGGGGTCGGAGGGGGGCCGGCAGAACGCGGGCCGCTCACGGACGCCGTGCGAAACCGCCGCGCATGATACGGCACGGCGCGGCGGGGTGTGGGGGGCCGGGTGGCAATTGGGCGAGCGGCCAGCCGCCAGCTTCCAGCGGCCCGCAAAAAATGTTCTGGCTGGCGGCTGGAAGCTGGTCGCCCAACAACAAAAAGGAGCGAGGCTTTTACACCTCGCTCCCTTCTCCTGGCGGTCCGGACGGGATTTGAACCCGCGACCTTCTGCGTGACAGGCAGATATGCTAACCGCTACACTACCGGACCAGCACTGGCCCGAGGCCAGCGGAGAAGAGGTTAAAGGCCGGGACGCCGGAAGTCAAGCCGCGCTACCCTGCGGGGCATGACAGCACAGGACGGCAGGGTCATCTTCACGCGCGGGGGGCAGGCAGAGAGTGTCCACGCCGTTCATCTGGCGGTGGTGGACGCGGCGGGGCAACGCCTGGCCCACTGCGGCGACGCGGACCTCGTGACGTTTCCGCGCAGCAGTTCCAAGCCGGTGCAGGCGCTCCCGCTGGCGCTGGGCCTGCCCGAGTTGCCGGGCGACGAACTCGCCATTGCCTGTGCCAGCCACGCCGGCACACCGGAACATCTGGCGGTGGTGGAGCGGTTGCTGGCGCGTTCGGGCAGCACGGCAGAAGACCTGCGCTGCGGCACGCACCCGCCCTTCGACCCCACGGCGGCCGCCGAGCTGATTCGCCGGAACGAGGCCCCCACGCCGCTGCATCACAACTGCTCGGGCAAGCACGCGGGGATGCTGCTGGCCTGCGTCCAGAACGGCTGGCCGCGCGAGGGGTACACCGAACACGCCCACCCGCTGCAAGTCCGCATCCGGGAACTGCACGCGGAGCTGGGCGGGGTGGCGCTGGACGACGTTCGGCGGGGCACCGACGGATGCAGCGTGCCCGCGCTGGCGCTTCCGCTGCACGCGGCGGCACGCCTCTTCGCGCGGCTGGCGGCCCCGGCGGGACCACTCGCCCCCGCATTGGAAAGTGTCTTTCAGGCCATGACCGCCCACCCCTTCCTGATCGCCGGACCCGGACGGCTGGACACCACGCTGATGCCGCTGGTCCCCAGCCTGGCCGCCAAGATGGGGGCGGAGGCCTTTTACGGGATGGCGCTGCGGAACAGCCCGCGTGGCCCGCTGGGCATCGCCTTCAAGGTGCAGGACGGCGGCGAGCGGGCGCGGCCCCACGTCGCCCTCGCCGTGCTGGAGGCGCTGGGCGTGCCTGTCACGGCGCAGATGCGTGCCCTCGCCCCCGCCACCCTGCACAACTGGGCGGGGCGGGACGTGGGCACGGTGGAGGTCGAGTTGCCGCTGGTATGGGGTTGAGAAATCGGGCTGGTCGAGGGTTCAGGGTAATGACGCGTTGTAGCGGTGGATGAAGAGCCAGAGGAGGGTTTCGAGGTTGGCCTGTTTGCGACAGAAGGAGAGACTTTTGCGCACCAGGTGGGCCAATCTCAGACGTAA
The window above is part of the Deinococcus carri genome. Proteins encoded here:
- a CDS encoding asparaginase; the encoded protein is MTAQDGRVIFTRGGQAESVHAVHLAVVDAAGQRLAHCGDADLVTFPRSSSKPVQALPLALGLPELPGDELAIACASHAGTPEHLAVVERLLARSGSTAEDLRCGTHPPFDPTAAAELIRRNEAPTPLHHNCSGKHAGMLLACVQNGWPREGYTEHAHPLQVRIRELHAELGGVALDDVRRGTDGCSVPALALPLHAAARLFARLAAPAGPLAPALESVFQAMTAHPFLIAGPGRLDTTLMPLVPSLAAKMGAEAFYGMALRNSPRGPLGIAFKVQDGGERARPHVALAVLEALGVPVTAQMRALAPATLHNWAGRDVGTVEVELPLVWG
- the speA gene encoding biosynthetic arginine decarboxylase; this encodes MTTSPSFSVADAAELYQVPNWSGGWFRVNGEGQVEVTPAPGVHAPLRPMIDEIVERGESLPVILRFPQVIAGRVKHLNDAFRKAITEYGYSGHYQGVFPIKVNQRRVVVETVAAAGYEYAHGLEAGSKAELALCLAQKLNPDALLCCNGFKDDGFIKLALWGRTLGKNVVITIEKYSELDRILKQARALGVKPAIGVRFKLHARGSGQWEESGGDQAKFGLNAYELLRVVERLREENMLDSLVMLHTHIGSQITDIRRIKVAVREATQTYAGLIAAGAQLKYLNVGGGLGVDYDGSKTTFYASMNYTVAEYAADVVYTVQEVCKAREVPEPTIISESGRALTAHHAVLVMPVVDVTGPTRDLEELAAPSEDSHQIVKDLEEILVNISARNYREMYNDAVGDKQTLHNLFDLGYVTLNDRARGEALFNAILRKIARLIQGEKYVPDELEDLQKVLADKYICNFSLFQSLPDNWAIQALFPIVPLDRLDERPTRQGTLVDITCDSDGKIEKFIDLRDVKATLPLHEPGNRPYYLGAFLMGAYQDVLGSAHNLFGKVSEAHVTILPGGKFHIDLFVRGQKARRMIESMGYEEPMLRDSIEDQADDALVAGTLAAGQENELLEDYGEELLGYTYLEYEEG